The following proteins are co-located in the Solanum pennellii chromosome 1, SPENNV200 genome:
- the LOC107007885 gene encoding putative polyol transporter 1, which produces MEEDKQNQVARIQDFDPPKKPKTNKYAIACTFLASLSSILLGYDIGVMSGAILYIKKDLHITDVQVEILVGILNVYSLFGSAAAGRTSDWIGRRYTMVVAAGIFFAGALLMGFATTYAFLMFGRFVAGVGVGYALMVAPVYTAEVSPASSRGFLTSFPEVFINFGILMGYVSNVAFSKLSTHLSWRFMLGIGAIPSVFLAVSVLAMPESPRWLVMQGRLGDARRVLNKTSDSLQEAQFRLADIKQAAGIPENCNDDIVEVPKRPTGDNVWKELVFSPTPAVRHILITGVGIHFFQQASGIDAVVLYSPKIFEKAGIKSDHDKLLCTVAVGVVKTLFILVATFMLDRSGRRRLLLTSVGGMVTSLVLLATGLTIIEHSEQKLIWAIALCIAMVLAYVALFSIGMGPITWVYSSEIFPLRLRATGCSIGVAVNRVTSGVVSMTFLSLQKAITIGAAFFLYAALAAVAWVFFYTLMPETQGKTLEEMETLFGTFWNWRERARELKELKKTEKNSNDNGHVQMGTSNALATQNVMMVTTQPNTVV; this is translated from the exons ATGGAGGAAGATAAACAAAACCAGGTAGCTAGAATTCAAGATTTTGATCCACCAAAGAAgccaaaaacaaacaaatatgcAATTGCTTGTACTTTTCTTGCTTCATTGTCATCCATCTTGCTTGGTTATG ATATTGGTGTAATGAGTGGAGCTATCCTCTATATTAAGAAAGATCTCCATATTACTGATGTACAAGTTGAGATTCTAGTTGGAATCCTCAATGTTTACTCGCTCTTTGGTTCCGCCGCCGCTGGTCGGACCTCCGATTGGATTGGCCGCCGGTACACTATGGTGGTGGCTGCCGGGATTTTCTTCGCCGGAGCTCTCTTGATGGGTTTTGCTACAACTTACGCCTTTCTCATGTTTGGTCGATTCGTCGCCGGAGTCGGAGTTGGGTACGCTCTTATGGTTGCTCCGGTTTACACAGCTGAAGTCTCGCCGGCGTCATCTCGCGGTTTTCTTACTTCCTTCCCCGAAGTTTTCATTAATTTCG GTATATTGATGGGATATGTATCTAACGTGGCGTTTTCAAAACTTTCAACTCACCTGAGTTGGCGATTCATGCTCGGAATCGGAGCAATCCCATCGGTATTTTTGGCCGTTAGTGTTCTGGCCATGCCGGAGTCACCGCGTTGGTTAGTTATGCAAGGTCGACTCGGCGATGCAAGGCGAGTTCTCAACAAAACATCTGATTCCTTACAAGAAGCTCAATTCAGACTCGCCGATATCAAACAAGCCGCCGGCATACCGGAGAACTGCAACGACGACATTGTCGAAGTACCAAAACGCCCTACAGGAGATAACGTATGGAAGGAATTGGTCTTCTCTCCGACGCCGGCCGTCCGACACATCTTAATCACCGGTGTAGGAATCCATTTTTTCCAGCAAGCAAGTGGAATTGACGCTGTTGTTTTGTACAGCCCGAAGATTTTTGAAAAAGCCGGGATCAAGTCCGATCACGACAAGTTGCTCTGCACCGTCGCCGTCGGAGTAGTCAAAACATTGTTCATTCTAGTAGCCACATTTATGCTTGACAGATCCGGTCGCCGGCGGTTGCTATTAACCAGTGTCGGCGGAATGGTGACGTCGTTGGTGCTTCTCGCGACAGGCCTCACAATTATCGAACACTCAGAACAGAAATTAATTTGGGCAATAGCACTCTGCATAGCAATGGTGTTAGCTTACGTGGCGCTTTTCTCAATCGGTATGGGTCCGATAACGTGGGTTTACAGTTCGGAAATATTTCCGTTAAGGCTCCGGGCAACTGGATGCAGTATAGGGGTAGCAGTGAACAGAGTAACAAGTGGAGTAGTGTCAATGACGTTTTTGTCCCTCCAAAAGGCGATAACAATCGGAGCTGCGTTCTTCTTGTACGCCGCCTTAGCGGCGGTGGCGTGGGTGTTTTTCTACACATTGATGCCGGAAACTCAAGGGAAGACTCTAGAAGAAATGGAAACATTGTTTGGAACTTTCTGGAACTGGAGAGAGAGGGCGAGAGAACTGAAAGAATTAAAGAAGACGGAGAAAAACAGTAACGATAACGGCCATGTTCAGATGGGTACTAGTAATGCTCTAGCTACGCAAAATGTTATGATGGTAACAACACAACCAAACACAGTTGTGTGA
- the LOC107013217 gene encoding BURP domain protein USPL1-like, which translates to MEFRPTLSILLHALLLFQFVSESRARDIAKTSSKETLNPQLNIFFTPKDLKIGKMMPLFFALKDPSTSPHLLPREEANSIPFSSSNLTYLLKFFTFSKDSPQAKAMEDTFFHCEISAMNGESKFCATSLESMLDFVQEILGFNTKLDVYTTEFLKKSPVTLQNYTILQKPKEILVPKLVACHTLPYPYAVFYCHMQKGENKLFKISLLGENGDRIEAAAICHMDTKEWNHDHVAFRVLKVLPGSSPVCHFFPVDNLVWVPSLSM; encoded by the exons ATGGAGTTTAGACCCACTCTTTCCATCTTACTTCATGCACTTCTTCTGTTCCAG TTTGTGAGTGAAAGCAGAGCCAGAGACATTGCAAAAACTTCCTCAAAAGAAACTCTAAATCCACAACTCAATATTTTCTTCACtccaaaagatttaaaaattggaaaaatgaTGCCTCTGTTTTTTGCACTAAAAGACCCTTCAACTTCTCCTCATTTACTTCCTAGAGAAGAAGCAAATTCGATTccattttcttcatcaaatcttacttatcttcttaaatttttcacattttctAAAGATTCACCTCAAGCAAAAGCTATGGAAGACACATTTTTCCACTGCGAAATCTCAGCAATGAATGGTGAATCCAAATTCTGCGCTACTTCATTAGAATCAATGCTCGATTTTGTTCAAGAAATTTTAGGATTCAACACCAAACTCGATGTATACACTacagaattcttgaagaaatcCCCTGTTACTTTACAAAATTACACAATTTTGCAAAAACCAAAGGAGATTTTAGTGCCAAAATTAGTTGCTTGTCATACTTTACCTTACCCTTATGCTGTTTTCTATTGCCATATGcaaaaaggggaaaataaattattcaagaTTTCACTTTTGGGTGAAAATGGAGATAGAATTGAAGCTGCTGCAATTTGTCATATGGATACTAAAGAATGGAATCATGATCATGTTGCTTTTAGAGTGTTGAAAGTTCTGCCTGGAAGTTCCCCAGTTTGTCATTTTTTCCCTGTAGATAATCTTGTTTGGGTTCCATCATTAtctatgtaa